One part of the Micrococcales bacterium genome encodes these proteins:
- the nusB gene encoding transcription antitermination factor NusB has product MSARSKARRRAVEVLYEMDLRQQTAQQALESLASRMQAEVNEYTEQIVRGTAAHAEQIDETVSTYAQGWTLDRMPAVDRAILRVGTWEILWGDVPDAVALAEAVQLANDLSTDESGRYINGVLARVQSVKPRITLGE; this is encoded by the coding sequence GTGTCCGCACGCAGCAAGGCCCGCCGCCGGGCGGTGGAGGTCCTGTACGAGATGGACCTGCGCCAGCAGACCGCACAGCAGGCGCTGGAGTCGCTGGCCTCCCGGATGCAGGCGGAGGTCAACGAATACACCGAGCAGATCGTGCGCGGGACGGCTGCGCACGCCGAGCAGATCGACGAGACAGTGTCCACCTATGCCCAGGGCTGGACGCTGGACCGGATGCCGGCCGTCGACCGGGCCATCCTGCGGGTGGGAACCTGGGAGATCCTGTGGGGGGACGTCCCCGACGCGGTGGCACTTGCGGAGGCGGTGCAACTGGCCAACGATCTGTCGACCGATGAGTCCGGGCGGTACATCAACGGCGTGCTGGCGCGCGTGCAGTCGGTGAAGCCACGGATCACGCTGGGGGAGTAA
- the efp gene encoding elongation factor P, giving the protein MATTNDLKNGLVLNLDGQLWTVVEFQHVKPGKGGAFVRTKVKNVLSGKVVDKTFNAGVKVETANVDKRSMSYLYNDGDDFIFMDATTYDQIPVPAVTVGDAVKYLLENQEAIVALHDGTPLYVELPASVELVVEYTEPGLQGDRSTGGTKPARLETGAEVHVPLFLESGAKIKVDTRDGSYLGRVTG; this is encoded by the coding sequence GTGGCGACGACCAACGACTTGAAGAACGGCCTTGTGCTCAACCTCGACGGGCAACTATGGACGGTGGTGGAGTTCCAGCACGTCAAGCCCGGCAAGGGTGGTGCCTTCGTGCGCACCAAGGTCAAGAACGTGCTGTCCGGGAAAGTCGTGGACAAGACCTTCAACGCCGGTGTGAAGGTGGAGACCGCCAACGTCGACAAGCGCTCGATGAGTTACCTGTACAACGACGGCGACGACTTCATCTTCATGGACGCCACGACTTACGACCAGATCCCGGTCCCGGCCGTCACCGTCGGTGACGCAGTGAAGTACCTGCTGGAGAACCAGGAGGCGATCGTCGCGCTGCACGACGGGACGCCTTTGTACGTCGAGCTTCCGGCCAGCGTCGAACTGGTCGTCGAGTACACCGAGCCCGGACTGCAGGGCGACCGGTCCACTGGTGGGACCAAGCCCGCTCGGCTCGAGACCGGTGCAGAGGTCCATGTGCCGTTGTTCCTCGAGTCCGGCGCGAAGATCAAGGTGGACACCCGCGACGGGTCGTACCTGGGTCGCGTGACGGGTTAG